In Paenibacillus guangzhouensis, a single window of DNA contains:
- a CDS encoding lytic transglycosylase domain-containing protein has protein sequence MKLLRKKRVLLVLFIALVTVLFFNSSWMGRWIYPIHYKDVIVKHAKKFEVDPLLIAAIIRVESNYKLSSESRKGALGLMQVMPNTASWVIEKGKFDTVTMDEVKHEAEPNIQIGAWYIKSLLTKFDNNTYVALAAYNAGPSVVAKWLQNDTWDGKFENVKKIPYGETKNYVQRVVYYYNKYKDLYQNELS, from the coding sequence ATGAAGCTATTACGAAAAAAGAGGGTATTGCTCGTTCTATTTATTGCACTGGTAACCGTGTTGTTCTTCAACTCAAGCTGGATGGGGAGATGGATTTATCCTATTCATTATAAAGATGTCATTGTGAAGCACGCCAAGAAGTTCGAAGTGGATCCACTGCTCATCGCTGCGATTATTCGGGTGGAGAGTAATTATAAGTTAAGCAGCGAATCGCGGAAGGGTGCGCTCGGACTCATGCAGGTGATGCCGAATACGGCAAGTTGGGTTATTGAGAAAGGCAAATTCGACACCGTGACGATGGATGAAGTCAAACATGAGGCCGAACCAAATATTCAGATTGGTGCATGGTATATTAAGTCGCTATTAACCAAATTCGATAATAATACATACGTCGCGTTAGCCGCATACAACGCAGGGCCAAGTGTAGTTGCGAAGTGGCTGCAGAATGATACATGGGACGGTAAATTCGAGAACGTCAAGAAGATCCCTTACGGGGAAACGAAAAACTATGTACAGCGTGTCGTTTATTATTATAATAAATATAAGGATCTTTATCAGAATGAATTGTCATAG
- the mutM gene encoding DNA-formamidopyrimidine glycosylase produces MPELPEVETVRRTLNQLIVGKQIERVTVSLPRIIQRPDDVLQFAHLLEGHTFQQVERRGKFLRMVLDGLVLVSHLRMEGRYGLYRSDEPVEKHTHVIFHFTDQTELRYKDVRQFGTMHLFDPGQEFEMAPLNKLGLEPLDEQFTFEKFRAVIGKRATHIKPTLLNQAYVVGIGNIYVDEALFRAGIHPEQKANSLSSEQLERIYHAVIETLQEAVDAGGSSIKSYVNGQGEMGMFQQYLKIYGRKDEPCVTCGTAVVKTIVGGRGTHYCPRCQPDSFAN; encoded by the coding sequence ATGCCGGAATTGCCGGAAGTCGAGACTGTAAGAAGAACATTAAATCAATTAATCGTAGGGAAGCAAATCGAGCGGGTCACCGTGTCGCTCCCTCGCATCATACAACGTCCAGACGATGTGCTGCAGTTCGCGCATCTTCTGGAAGGGCACACGTTCCAGCAGGTCGAGCGTAGAGGGAAGTTCCTCCGCATGGTATTAGACGGGCTTGTGCTCGTATCTCATTTAAGAATGGAAGGACGGTACGGACTGTATCGTTCGGACGAGCCTGTGGAGAAGCATACGCATGTCATTTTCCATTTTACGGATCAGACAGAGCTGCGGTACAAGGATGTCAGACAATTCGGCACGATGCATCTGTTCGACCCGGGCCAGGAATTCGAGATGGCGCCATTGAACAAGCTCGGTCTAGAACCGCTCGATGAGCAGTTTACATTCGAGAAGTTCCGTGCCGTGATCGGCAAACGCGCGACGCATATTAAGCCAACCTTGCTGAATCAAGCATATGTCGTCGGGATTGGGAATATCTATGTCGATGAGGCACTTTTCCGTGCCGGCATCCATCCCGAGCAGAAGGCTAATTCGTTATCAAGTGAACAGCTTGAGCGCATCTATCATGCCGTGATCGAAACATTGCAAGAAGCAGTTGATGCGGGTGGTTCATCCATCAAATCGTATGTTAATGGACAAGGCGAGATGGGGATGTTCCAGCAATATTTGAAGATCTATGGCCGTAAAGACGAGCCTTGCGTCACCTGCGGCACGGCAGTCGTGAAGACGATTGTTGGGGGTCGCGGTACGCATTATTGTCCGCGCTGCCAACCGGATTCCTTCGCAAATTAA
- the polA gene encoding DNA polymerase I has product MDKLIVIDGNSIANRAFYAMPPLTNSSGLHTNAVYGFTTMLLRLIEEEKPTHLMVAFDAGKVTFRHAGYEDYKGGRAKTPSELSEQFPLLRELLTACGITHFELSGYEADDIIGTLTRLADEQQKQVIVISGDKDMLQLASDHVTIAVTRKGVTEIEAYDPAEIKEKYGLTPNQIIDLKGLMGDASDNIPGIPGVGEKTALKLLHQYGTVENVIASSGELKGKIKENVETHADSARMSKELATIFREVPLTQTWEDLKFNGIPAAQALPFFRKMEFKSLIERIAALDESGEALEGMESVAAAPLQLVIVDSDTLPQLIADLFNVEVFHTESIGENPHQSDVIGVVFRTADTSYYVPYAQLKAEESAPLRAWISDGAIPKRGYDLHKTDLALHWQGVAFEGAAFDVQLAAYILDPTDSNQTVDYLASKYELPSVKRDEDVYGKGAKFKLPDLATLAEHLGRKAMAVQQIMVKQQEALEKNEMHMLYYDLELPLSKVLADMEKQGISVNVEDLRDLGVEFETIINQLAADIYRLAGMEFNINSTKQLGDILFDKLGLPVMKKTKTGYSTDAEVLEKLEPYHDIVKQILHYRQIAKLQSTYVEGLLKEVRSETGKVHTYYRQTIAATGRLSSQFPNLQNIPIRLAEGRKIRKVFVPSESGWSILAADYSQIELRVLAHISQDEKLIEAFVNNMDIHTKTAMDVFGVPAEAVDANMRRQAKAVNFGIVYGISDYGLSQNLHITRRDAAQFIEQYFAVFQGVRKYMDDIVKQARQDGYVTTLLERRRYLPEITASNFNLRSFAERTAMNTPIQGTAADIIKLAMVQMAKRLEDENLKSRMLLQVHDELVFEVPEDELEIMKKLVPEVMAGALKLDVPLQADVSFGANWYEAK; this is encoded by the coding sequence ATGGACAAACTGATTGTGATTGATGGAAACAGTATCGCGAATCGCGCCTTCTATGCGATGCCGCCATTAACCAATTCCAGCGGATTACATACAAACGCGGTATACGGCTTCACGACGATGCTGCTGCGGTTAATTGAAGAAGAGAAACCAACCCACCTGATGGTGGCGTTCGACGCCGGCAAAGTGACCTTTCGTCATGCCGGGTACGAGGACTATAAAGGCGGACGTGCGAAGACACCTTCGGAGCTGTCTGAGCAATTCCCATTGCTCCGCGAGCTGCTAACGGCGTGCGGCATTACCCATTTCGAGCTGAGCGGCTATGAGGCCGACGATATTATCGGGACCTTGACGCGCCTCGCGGACGAGCAGCAGAAGCAAGTCATCGTCATCTCTGGAGACAAAGACATGCTGCAGCTCGCATCAGATCACGTGACAATCGCCGTTACACGTAAAGGCGTAACCGAGATTGAAGCGTATGACCCTGCGGAAATCAAAGAGAAATACGGCTTAACGCCGAATCAGATCATTGATCTGAAAGGGCTCATGGGTGACGCATCGGACAACATTCCAGGCATTCCAGGTGTTGGCGAGAAGACGGCACTCAAGCTTCTCCATCAGTATGGCACGGTGGAGAATGTCATTGCCAGCTCAGGTGAGCTCAAAGGCAAGATCAAGGAAAACGTCGAGACGCATGCTGACTCGGCTCGGATGAGCAAGGAGCTGGCGACGATTTTCCGCGAGGTTCCGCTTACCCAGACGTGGGAGGATTTGAAGTTTAACGGTATTCCAGCTGCGCAGGCTCTTCCTTTCTTCCGCAAAATGGAGTTCAAATCATTAATCGAACGCATTGCTGCCTTAGACGAGTCCGGCGAAGCGTTAGAGGGCATGGAATCCGTGGCAGCTGCACCGCTCCAACTTGTCATCGTGGATTCGGACACGCTCCCACAGCTCATCGCCGACCTATTCAACGTGGAAGTGTTCCATACCGAGTCAATCGGCGAGAACCCGCACCAATCGGATGTGATCGGTGTCGTTTTCCGGACAGCGGATACGAGCTATTATGTACCTTACGCACAATTGAAAGCAGAAGAGTCGGCACCGCTTCGTGCTTGGATCTCTGATGGGGCAATTCCGAAGCGTGGATATGATCTGCACAAGACGGATCTTGCGCTGCATTGGCAAGGAGTTGCTTTTGAAGGCGCGGCGTTTGATGTTCAGCTCGCAGCATACATTCTCGATCCGACGGATTCGAATCAGACGGTGGATTATTTGGCGTCCAAGTATGAACTGCCGTCGGTCAAGCGTGATGAAGATGTCTACGGCAAAGGCGCAAAGTTCAAATTGCCTGATCTTGCAACACTCGCTGAGCATTTGGGCCGTAAAGCGATGGCGGTTCAACAGATAATGGTGAAACAACAAGAAGCGCTCGAGAAGAACGAGATGCACATGCTGTACTACGATCTGGAGCTTCCGTTATCTAAAGTGCTCGCCGATATGGAGAAGCAGGGCATTTCCGTGAACGTGGAAGATTTGCGGGATCTTGGGGTGGAATTTGAGACGATCATTAATCAACTTGCTGCGGACATCTACCGCCTTGCGGGAATGGAGTTCAACATCAACTCGACGAAGCAGCTGGGTGATATTCTGTTCGACAAATTAGGCTTGCCGGTCATGAAGAAGACGAAGACAGGCTACTCCACAGACGCTGAAGTGCTGGAGAAGCTGGAGCCTTATCATGACATCGTGAAGCAAATCTTGCATTATCGCCAGATTGCGAAGCTGCAATCCACGTACGTGGAAGGACTGCTCAAAGAGGTGCGCAGCGAGACAGGGAAAGTGCATACGTACTATCGTCAGACAATCGCTGCGACAGGGCGTCTGAGCAGCCAGTTCCCGAACCTGCAGAATATCCCGATTCGCCTAGCGGAAGGACGCAAAATCCGCAAAGTATTCGTGCCGTCTGAATCAGGCTGGTCAATTCTCGCAGCGGACTACTCCCAGATTGAGCTGCGGGTACTCGCGCATATCTCACAAGACGAGAAATTAATCGAAGCGTTCGTGAACAATATGGACATTCATACGAAAACAGCAATGGACGTCTTCGGCGTACCTGCCGAAGCGGTGGATGCGAATATGCGTCGTCAAGCGAAGGCGGTCAACTTCGGTATCGTCTACGGTATTAGCGACTACGGCTTGTCGCAGAACTTGCACATTACCCGCCGTGATGCAGCGCAGTTCATTGAGCAGTATTTTGCTGTGTTCCAAGGGGTGCGCAAATATATGGACGATATCGTGAAGCAAGCACGTCAGGACGGTTATGTCACGACGCTCTTGGAACGCAGACGGTATTTACCGGAGATTACGGCATCGAATTTCAACCTTCGTTCTTTTGCAGAACGAACAGCGATGAACACGCCAATCCAAGGAACGGCAGCCGATATTATTAAACTAGCCATGGTGCAGATGGCAAAACGCCTTGAGGATGAGAACCTCAAGAGCCGCATGCTGCTTCAGGTACACGATGAATTGGTGTTCGAGGTACCAGAGGATGAGCTTGAGATCATGAAAAAGCTTGTACCGGAAGTGATGGCAGGCGCGCTTAAGCTGGATGTGCCACTGCAAGCGGACGTTAGCTTCGGTGCGAACTGGTATGAAGCAAAATAA
- a CDS encoding alpha/beta-type small acid-soluble spore protein — translation MSQNRSSNTLVVPQATAALDQMKYEVAQELGIAIPQDGYYGNMVTRDTGSIGGYITKRLVTIAEQQLAGQHR, via the coding sequence ATGAGCCAAAACCGTTCGAGCAACACACTTGTCGTTCCTCAAGCAACTGCTGCTCTTGACCAAATGAAATATGAAGTTGCTCAAGAGTTAGGCATCGCTATTCCACAAGATGGTTACTATGGCAACATGGTAACACGTGACACAGGTTCTATTGGTGGTTACATCACCAAACGCCTTGTAACGATCGCCGAGCAACAACTTGCCGGTCAACACAGATAA
- the ytaF gene encoding sporulation membrane protein YtaF has translation MLVHLLSLVLLACALSLDGFGVGVTYGLRKIRIPILSIVIISACSGIIIYTSMLIGVWIANYVSPEISKWVGALILMGIGGWALIQLIGSKNRDDDEEQQVHHESEDREAVQDVAVKKTVFTFEIRAFGLVIQILRTPSAADVDRSGVISASEAALLGVALSLDAFGAGLGAALLGFSPLWTCISITFASGSFLYLGTRVGLMFAGLQWLRKLSFIPGVVLIIMGILRFF, from the coding sequence ATGCTTGTGCATTTGTTGTCATTGGTATTGCTCGCATGCGCGTTGAGCCTGGATGGGTTCGGTGTAGGGGTGACCTACGGCTTGCGGAAAATACGAATTCCAATCTTATCGATCGTCATTATCTCCGCTTGTTCAGGCATTATTATTTATACCTCAATGCTCATCGGGGTATGGATTGCGAACTATGTATCGCCTGAAATTAGTAAATGGGTCGGTGCCCTCATTCTGATGGGCATTGGTGGTTGGGCGTTGATTCAACTTATCGGTTCCAAAAATCGTGATGATGATGAGGAGCAACAGGTTCATCACGAGTCTGAAGACCGCGAAGCTGTGCAAGATGTGGCTGTGAAGAAGACCGTGTTCACGTTCGAAATTCGTGCATTTGGTCTTGTGATTCAAATTCTGAGAACCCCATCGGCGGCAGATGTCGACCGTTCGGGTGTGATCTCAGCATCCGAAGCTGCATTGCTCGGTGTTGCATTGTCGCTGGATGCTTTTGGCGCAGGGCTCGGAGCTGCACTGCTCGGGTTTTCGCCACTATGGACTTGTATTTCCATTACGTTCGCGAGCGGAAGTTTCCTTTATTTAGGGACGCGGGTAGGACTTATGTTCGCGGGGCTGCAATGGTTGCGCAAATTGTCCTTTATTCCAGGTGTGGTGCTCATTATTATGGGAATTCTTCGATTTTTCTAG
- a CDS encoding alpha/beta fold hydrolase yields the protein MIQLKIFLTGGTGYIGSHILAELISKHHDIIVLVRSLDRFRHTLGRLHLLEAQNVTAVIGDLSKPKLGLSANDYKRIQNSDIIVHAGGPMNIELSQTEAEQAFLNPAIELAELSEKIHMKKGLKQFIHVVGYMSPYNEQNAIHNLDAVLEKAPPYEKMKFQADSYIRKALKPLGIPLSTVNPSTVIGHSYSGITEQIGGLSILVDAVRRNLMPLVPGGKDYWLPMVHIDHVASFIVNLVQTKELASNTYFLLDPKQDSPSIRSLIRQIAIEMRAAPPFGTIPLALLNSLLRLGIGKRLGIPKESMNFLVKSEFPVTSKFELERKNGVRTSVVPTTIPYVIADLDFRLSHPSSEHHEGFVQRRRSKLISLEKENHGTPVIFLHGTFSGADCFVPIAKQLNDVNTWLVDLPGFGHSPRHHHPSLMDGYVEAVIEMIHELNRPVILIGHSFGGLIAAKVMERIEQQIRQLLLLQPVLHPIHAKYKYAGVTRSIMKLISRSAFRKTLLKANDFIADSERLDHYSNYVIHDLQSARIRSTNAMVMSALTQVQSFQLKPELWNAQKVRIHWGDRDAAHHIPEQFKHIDTTFIPYGHQYPLEAPHQVAEWLRQVLDLELS from the coding sequence ATGATTCAATTGAAAATATTCCTGACTGGCGGGACGGGTTATATCGGTAGCCATATTCTTGCCGAGTTAATATCCAAACATCACGACATTATTGTACTCGTGCGAAGTCTTGATCGCTTTCGACATACCCTCGGGCGGTTACATTTGCTTGAGGCGCAAAACGTTACTGCAGTAATAGGAGATTTGTCAAAACCGAAATTAGGGCTATCCGCGAACGATTACAAACGAATACAAAATTCCGATATCATCGTTCATGCGGGCGGTCCCATGAATATTGAGTTAAGCCAGACTGAGGCAGAGCAAGCATTTCTTAATCCTGCCATCGAATTGGCCGAACTTTCCGAAAAAATCCATATGAAGAAAGGATTGAAGCAATTCATTCATGTTGTTGGCTATATGAGTCCATATAACGAGCAAAATGCTATTCACAATCTGGATGCCGTTCTTGAGAAAGCTCCCCCGTATGAGAAGATGAAATTTCAAGCGGACTCCTATATACGAAAAGCACTAAAACCGTTAGGCATTCCGCTGTCCACGGTTAATCCCAGTACCGTCATCGGCCATTCTTACTCGGGAATTACGGAGCAGATTGGCGGTCTTAGTATACTGGTAGATGCTGTGAGAAGGAATCTTATGCCACTCGTTCCAGGAGGCAAGGACTACTGGCTGCCGATGGTACATATTGATCATGTCGCATCATTCATTGTTAACTTAGTGCAAACAAAGGAGCTTGCGAGTAATACGTATTTTTTATTGGATCCCAAGCAGGATAGTCCGTCGATCCGTTCATTGATCAGGCAAATTGCGATAGAGATGCGAGCGGCGCCGCCTTTCGGCACCATTCCGCTTGCTTTGTTGAATTCTTTATTAAGACTTGGCATCGGCAAGCGATTGGGAATTCCCAAAGAATCGATGAATTTTCTCGTGAAATCGGAATTCCCGGTTACCTCGAAGTTTGAACTTGAGCGCAAGAACGGAGTACGGACATCCGTTGTTCCGACCACGATTCCCTACGTAATCGCCGATCTTGATTTCCGGTTAAGCCACCCCTCATCCGAGCACCACGAAGGGTTCGTGCAACGCAGAAGATCCAAACTGATTTCGTTGGAAAAAGAGAATCACGGTACACCGGTTATTTTTCTGCACGGAACATTCAGCGGGGCCGATTGTTTCGTTCCAATAGCGAAACAATTGAATGATGTCAATACTTGGCTGGTGGACCTTCCCGGATTCGGTCATTCACCGCGTCATCATCATCCTTCTCTGATGGACGGCTATGTAGAGGCTGTGATCGAAATGATTCACGAGCTGAATCGCCCTGTTATTTTGATTGGTCATTCGTTCGGCGGACTTATCGCTGCTAAGGTCATGGAAAGAATTGAGCAGCAGATCAGGCAACTCTTGCTATTGCAGCCCGTACTGCATCCCATTCATGCCAAATATAAATATGCAGGTGTTACCAGGTCGATTATGAAACTTATATCTCGCTCCGCGTTCAGAAAAACACTGCTGAAAGCCAATGACTTTATCGCGGACAGCGAACGACTGGATCACTACTCGAACTACGTCATTCATGATCTGCAGTCGGCCCGCATTCGTTCTACCAACGCAATGGTCATGTCAGCGTTAACGCAAGTCCAGTCTTTCCAGCTAAAACCTGAATTATGGAACGCCCAAAAAGTACGAATCCATTGGGGTGACCGGGATGCAGCGCATCATATTCCGGAACAATTCAAGCACATCGATACAACCTTCATCCCCTATGGTCATCAATACCCTTTGGAAGCTCCGCATCAGGTGGCTGAGTGGCTTCGTCAAGTTTTGGATCTTGAGTTGTCATAG
- a CDS encoding BtrH N-terminal domain-containing protein → MTKIIEDFVPYQGEHCETTAIGNLLQHAGVQLSEPMLFGLGQGLGFIYWDSKGMEFPFIGGRIKPDALTANLANRLDLTVKIQETSSVEKAWQNVRNCIERGIPIGLKLDSYYLDYFTNKVHFAGHYAVLYGLSDEHAYMADTRQQGGQVITSLTSLAAARNAKGPMSSRNRSVALEPIDKLPPLVPAIRESLTKNAYDYLNPPIRNIGHKGIVKMSKEILKWPSRSNNIEHDLCLTALLMERAGTGGALFRNLYRDFLRECADLLEERKIEQAHSLFSEIAPMWVSVSASIDRAGRTGDYQELLRASKLLLEIVDKERTAMELLL, encoded by the coding sequence ATGACAAAAATCATTGAAGATTTTGTTCCTTATCAAGGCGAACATTGCGAGACGACCGCCATCGGCAATTTACTGCAACATGCTGGGGTCCAACTATCTGAACCGATGCTGTTCGGACTCGGGCAAGGACTTGGATTCATATATTGGGACTCGAAGGGAATGGAATTTCCGTTTATCGGAGGAAGGATAAAACCGGACGCATTGACTGCCAACCTCGCCAACCGGCTTGATTTGACCGTCAAAATTCAAGAAACGTCGTCCGTCGAAAAGGCTTGGCAGAACGTACGGAATTGTATCGAACGCGGAATTCCGATTGGGCTGAAATTGGACTCTTATTACTTAGATTATTTTACGAACAAAGTGCATTTTGCCGGTCACTATGCGGTCCTATACGGCCTCAGTGATGAACACGCCTACATGGCGGACACTAGACAACAGGGCGGACAGGTGATTACGAGCTTGACGAGCTTGGCCGCTGCCAGAAACGCCAAGGGGCCCATGAGTTCCCGAAATCGTTCCGTTGCTCTCGAGCCAATCGACAAATTGCCTCCGCTCGTTCCTGCTATACGCGAATCTTTGACCAAGAATGCGTATGACTATCTGAACCCACCCATTCGCAATATTGGCCATAAAGGCATTGTAAAAATGAGCAAAGAAATCTTGAAGTGGCCTTCCCGTAGCAACAATATTGAACATGATTTATGTCTAACTGCGTTGCTGATGGAGAGGGCGGGCACCGGCGGTGCTTTGTTTCGGAATTTATATCGGGATTTTTTGAGAGAATGCGCAGATCTGTTGGAAGAGCGGAAAATCGAACAAGCCCACTCTTTGTTTTCGGAAATAGCTCCGATGTGGGTCAGTGTTTCTGCGTCGATCGACCGTGCGGGAAGAACAGGTGACTACCAAGAGCTATTGCGAGCGTCGAAGCTTTTACTTGAGATCGTGGATAAAGAACGCACAGCCATGGAATTATTGTTGTGA
- the nrdR gene encoding transcriptional regulator NrdR, whose amino-acid sequence MKCPHCDYSGTKVLDSRPANENRSIRRRRECERCSRRFTTFEMIEETPLIVIKKEGNREEFSRDKVLRGLIRACEKRPVPMERLEMIVSEVEKALRNTANPEVESREIGELLMEQLYPVDEVAYVRFASVYRQFKDINMFMKELTGLLSKHTMDE is encoded by the coding sequence ATGAAATGTCCGCATTGCGATTATTCGGGGACAAAGGTGCTGGATTCACGGCCTGCTAACGAGAATAGATCCATCAGACGGCGCCGGGAATGCGAGCGCTGCAGTCGGCGGTTCACAACTTTTGAAATGATCGAAGAGACGCCACTCATTGTCATCAAAAAAGAAGGTAACCGTGAAGAATTCAGTCGTGACAAAGTATTGCGCGGCCTCATTCGCGCATGCGAAAAAAGACCTGTGCCAATGGAGCGTCTGGAGATGATCGTCTCCGAAGTCGAGAAGGCATTGCGGAACACAGCCAATCCTGAGGTGGAGAGCCGTGAAATCGGTGAATTGCTAATGGAGCAGCTCTATCCGGTGGACGAGGTGGCGTATGTACGTTTTGCTTCGGTGTACCGTCAATTCAAGGACATCAACATGTTCATGAAAGAGCTGACTGGACTGTTATCGAAGCATACGATGGATGAATAG
- a CDS encoding TetR family transcriptional regulator C-terminal domain-containing protein produces MLAIVDQLILRYEERISRTLTQDMSIPAKMERLFRILTEDNEQIDYVGGCPFLTLYTQTSHSSSEARAKIKAFFDKQLQVVEKLLEEGIEKKELSRNLPVHETAALIVTSIEGALFLTKATNNPMLAQNLIQAFASMLK; encoded by the coding sequence TTGTTAGCAATTGTCGACCAATTGATCTTGCGGTATGAAGAACGAATATCCCGTACCTTGACGCAAGACATGTCCATTCCTGCAAAAATGGAGCGATTATTTCGAATCCTCACGGAGGATAATGAACAAATCGATTATGTTGGTGGATGTCCGTTCCTGACACTTTATACGCAGACTTCCCATTCCTCTTCGGAAGCGAGAGCTAAAATAAAAGCATTCTTCGATAAACAACTACAAGTTGTTGAGAAGCTGCTGGAAGAAGGCATAGAAAAGAAAGAATTGAGCCGAAATCTGCCCGTCCATGAGACAGCGGCATTGATTGTCACCTCCATCGAAGGAGCTCTATTCCTAACCAAGGCCACCAACAATCCAATGCTAGCTCAGAATCTTATTCAAGCTTTTGCTTCGATGCTTAAGTGA
- a CDS encoding PadR family transcriptional regulator, with protein MHTISNVEFMLLQMFAECRQASGYDIKKLVDQRGYREWANISTTSIYVGLKKLSDKGWIIPEESDGKSGKGPMPTLFSLTEAGMANLRNEILDSLSSTRERDIRFDLGLAALPHIGKDEAIIALRKRLDFLAQISMTINQKYESQGGVSMPLNVRALFLHPISLIESEQAFVVRLINELIEGR; from the coding sequence ATGCACACAATTTCGAATGTCGAATTCATGCTCCTGCAAATGTTCGCGGAATGTCGCCAAGCTTCCGGGTACGATATCAAGAAGCTAGTCGATCAGCGAGGCTACAGAGAATGGGCTAATATCAGTACGACTTCGATCTATGTAGGACTGAAGAAGTTGAGCGATAAAGGATGGATCATACCCGAGGAATCCGACGGGAAATCCGGCAAGGGACCAATGCCGACCCTCTTTTCCCTCACCGAAGCTGGTATGGCCAATTTGAGAAATGAAATCCTTGACAGTCTGTCTTCAACAAGGGAACGCGACATCCGCTTCGATCTCGGTTTGGCTGCTTTGCCTCATATCGGGAAAGACGAGGCTATCATTGCTTTACGGAAACGGTTGGATTTCCTTGCTCAAATTTCGATGACAATTAACCAAAAGTACGAATCACAAGGCGGTGTCAGCATGCCGCTGAACGTAAGAGCGCTGTTCTTGCATCCGATAAGCTTAATCGAGAGCGAGCAAGCGTTCGTTGTCCGTCTAATAAATGAATTGATTGAAGGGAGATGA
- the coaE gene encoding dephospho-CoA kinase (Dephospho-CoA kinase (CoaE) performs the final step in coenzyme A biosynthesis.) codes for MNIGLTGGIATGKSTVSSLLVARGALLIDADQIAREIMEPSSPILAQVAAHFGQDILQADGTLHRKRLGEIIFSNPAERQVLESITHPAIRTTIRERMNQYEQEHPEKLVVADIPLLYEAGAAYEGFFDEIMVVYVPRELQIERLMKRDEIMEEQAVKRLNAQLDIELKKEKADIVIDNRYGLEQTIEQIDQFLRRKGIG; via the coding sequence ATGAATATTGGGTTAACCGGAGGAATTGCGACGGGCAAGAGTACTGTCTCGTCGCTCCTTGTTGCTCGGGGTGCCTTACTTATAGATGCAGATCAAATTGCGCGCGAGATCATGGAGCCATCTTCTCCGATTTTGGCGCAGGTGGCTGCGCATTTTGGACAAGATATTTTACAGGCAGATGGAACGCTTCATCGCAAACGGCTTGGTGAGATTATTTTCTCGAATCCGGCAGAGCGTCAGGTGCTCGAGAGCATTACACATCCTGCGATTCGGACAACCATTCGTGAGCGGATGAATCAGTATGAACAGGAACATCCGGAGAAGCTGGTCGTGGCAGACATCCCCCTCTTATATGAAGCGGGAGCTGCATACGAAGGTTTTTTCGATGAGATTATGGTCGTCTATGTACCGCGGGAGTTACAGATTGAGCGTCTGATGAAGCGGGATGAGATTATGGAAGAGCAAGCAGTGAAAAGGCTGAACGCGCAACTAGATATTGAACTCAAAAAGGAAAAAGCCGACATTGTCATCGATAACCGCTATGGACTCGAGCAGACGATAGAACAAATCGATCAATTCTTGCGCAGAAAGGGGATCGGATGA